One window from the genome of Drosophila albomicans strain 15112-1751.03 chromosome 2L, ASM965048v2, whole genome shotgun sequence encodes:
- the LOC117563521 gene encoding glycine-rich protein 1 isoform X2 codes for MLMLPLLEYNKHIAKIPNCKMRSSPLRLSMLHLLLLLWMLLGAAATSSSSNSNGNSNGPSAAAGAAGGASAASGAGGGGGGGAAAAGPGLPPGALNANLTDLGSPGFCTSSTINQIIRIFDQLLYPPQVIFVTIIFNACG; via the exons ATGTTGATGCTGCCGTTGCTGGAATACAACAAACACATagcaaaaataccaaattgcaaaatgagGTCATCGCCGCTTAGATTATCGATGCTGCATTTGCTCCTGCTCCTCTGGATGCTTCTCGGTGcggcagcaaccagcagcagcagcaacagcaatggcaacagcaatggaCCATCGGCAGCAGCTGGTGCAGCAGGAGGTGCAAGTGCAGCAAGTGGAGCTggaggtggcggtggcggtggtgcagcagcagctgggcCAGGATTGCCGCCTGGCGCCCTCAATGCCAATCTCACGGATCTGGGCAGTCCCG GTTTTTGCACTTCCTCTActattaatcaaattatacGAATATTTGATCAACTTCTTTACCCTCCACAAGTGATTTTCGTTAcgataatttttaatgcatgCGGGTGA
- the LOC117563521 gene encoding uncharacterized PPE family protein PPE69 isoform X3, with protein MLKRAFTIGANRAARISNNKWNMLMLPLLEYNKHIAKIPNCKMRSSPLRLSMLHLLLLLWMLLGAAATSSSSNSNGNSNGPSAAAGAAGGASAASGAGGGGGGGAAAAGPGLPPGALNANLTDLGSPAHSLLLITN; from the exons ATGCTTAAAAG AGCATTCACAATTGGCGCCAACAGAGCCGCACggataagcaacaacaaatggaacATGTTGATGCTGCCGTTGCTGGAATACAACAAACACATagcaaaaataccaaattgcaaaatgagGTCATCGCCGCTTAGATTATCGATGCTGCATTTGCTCCTGCTCCTCTGGATGCTTCTCGGTGcggcagcaaccagcagcagcagcaacagcaatggcaacagcaatggaCCATCGGCAGCAGCTGGTGCAGCAGGAGGTGCAAGTGCAGCAAGTGGAGCTggaggtggcggtggcggtggtgcagcagcagctgggcCAGGATTGCCGCCTGGCGCCCTCAATGCCAATCTCACGGATCTGGGCAGTCCCG CTCACAGCCTGCTGCTCATTACAAATTGA
- the LOC117563521 gene encoding uncharacterized PPE family protein PPE69 isoform X1, producing the protein MLKRAFTIGANRAARISNNKWNMLMLPLLEYNKHIAKIPNCKMRSSPLRLSMLHLLLLLWMLLGAAATSSSSNSNGNSNGPSAAAGAAGGASAASGAGGGGGGGAAAAGPGLPPGALNANLTDLGSPGKNFLFSSSQPAAHYKLMSS; encoded by the exons ATGCTTAAAAG AGCATTCACAATTGGCGCCAACAGAGCCGCACggataagcaacaacaaatggaacATGTTGATGCTGCCGTTGCTGGAATACAACAAACACATagcaaaaataccaaattgcaaaatgagGTCATCGCCGCTTAGATTATCGATGCTGCATTTGCTCCTGCTCCTCTGGATGCTTCTCGGTGcggcagcaaccagcagcagcagcaacagcaatggcaacagcaatggaCCATCGGCAGCAGCTGGTGCAGCAGGAGGTGCAAGTGCAGCAAGTGGAGCTggaggtggcggtggcggtggtgcagcagcagctgggcCAGGATTGCCGCCTGGCGCCCTCAATGCCAATCTCACGGATCTGGGCAGTCCCG GcaaaaatttcttattttccaGCTCACAGCCTGCTGCTCATTACAAATTGATGAGCTCGTAA